One bacterium genomic window, TCGTGAGCGCCGCCGCGATCGCCGGCACGCTGCGCCGCGTCGGACCGTTCGCGCTGGCCGGCGACCCGAACATCGCGCTGCTTTACCTGTCGCTCTTCATGGCAATGATGTCGATCGTCGTGCTCACGGTCGCGCGCATCGTGGACGACCGAGCCGCGGCCGCCGAAGAGCTCCACCGGCGGGTGCGCGCGGAAGCGGACGCCAGGCGGACCGCCGAGCGCGCCGTCGCGCACGCAAACCGCCTCGCCGCCGTCGCCGCGGCGCTGTCTCAAGCGGTGGGCCCCGAGGACGTCGCCGCGGTCATCGTCGACCAGGCGGTGGACACGCTCCGCGCGCGCGCCGCCGCGATCTCCCTGTTTGCGGACGACGGCATCCAGATGGAACTCGTGCACGCCAAAGGGTATCCGGCCGAGATTATCCAGCGCTGGCGCCGCTTCCAACCCGCGCAGTTCGGCGGCGTCGCGGAATGCCTGCGGACCGGCCGGGTCATTTGGATGGCAACGGAGGACGACCTGGCGAAACGCTACCCCGAGCGCGAGGAACTGCCGCCCGGAATCCGGGGCGGCGCGCGGGCCGCGCTGCCGCTTATCGCGCACGGCGCCGCCGTCGGCTGCCTCTATCTCAATTTCGGCGCGCCGCGGCCGTTCGAACCGGACGAGATCACGTTCCTCACCACGCTCGGCCACCAGTGCGCCCAGGCCGTCGAGCGCGCGCGGCTGTACGCGCGCGAGCACCATGCCGCGGAAACCTTCCAGCGCGCCCTGCTGCCGGTCGCCATCCCGGAGGTACCGGGCATCGCGATCCACACCGTCTACCGGCCCGGCGCCCGGGAAGCGAACGTCGGCGGCGACTGGTACGACGTCTTCCGCCTGCCCTCCGGCAACGTCGTGATTTCGGTCGGCGACGTCGCCGGCCGCGGCCTCAGCGCCGCGGTGGTGATGGGCGAACTCCGGCAGACCATCAGAACCGCGGCCCTGGAACACGGCGACCCGGCCGCGGTCCTCCGGCAGGCAAGCGAGGCGCTCGTCCTGGCGCACGGCCGTGACGCGATGGCGACGGCGATCGTCGCCCTGCTCGATCCCGTGTCGTCGGTCCTCACGTACGCGACGGCCGGACATCCGGCGCCGGTGCTGGCGGCGCCCGGCGCCGATCCCGTCGTCCTGCCGGCCGCCGGCGTGCCGCTCGGCTACCTGTCCGCCGCCCAGGCGCCGTCGTGGAGCGTCTCCCTGCCGGCCGGGGCCCTGCTCATCCTGTACACCGACGGCCTGATCGAGCACCGGCGCGACATTGCGGCGGGACAGGAAGCGCTCGTCGAGGCGGCGCGGCGCGAGATCGAGGCGCCCGGAGACGATCCCGCGCTCGGCATCCTTGGCCGCGTACTCGGCGACGGGCGCTCATCGGACGACGTGGCGATCATCGCGCTCGCGGTGGATCGCGAACCGCTCAACCGGTTCGAACTGGCGCTGCCGGCGGAGCCGGAGAGCGCGGCGGTGATCCGGCAGACG contains:
- a CDS encoding MASE1 domain-containing protein, with protein sequence MRTASHAWPSRFAEAAILAVVYYVAAKAGLRLAFLNPSATPIWPPTGIAIAALLLTGTRAWPGILAGAFAANLTTEGTVWTSLGIAAGNTLEAAVAAALVGRYAGGRRAFNRIEDIVRFAAFAAVLSTAISATAGVTTLASAGFVPWRMYGPVWLTWWLGDATSAVVVTPALLLWIEEARRGWTVRGVVERLVFVAVLLVASVTVFGTRYPFSFAIVPLLIWAAFRFGARDAATVVVFVSAAAIAGTLRRVGPFALAGDPNIALLYLSLFMAMMSIVVLTVARIVDDRAAAAEELHRRVRAEADARRTAERAVAHANRLAAVAAALSQAVGPEDVAAVIVDQAVDTLRARAAAISLFADDGIQMELVHAKGYPAEIIQRWRRFQPAQFGGVAECLRTGRVIWMATEDDLAKRYPEREELPPGIRGGARAALPLIAHGAAVGCLYLNFGAPRPFEPDEITFLTTLGHQCAQAVERARLYAREHHAAETFQRALLPVAIPEVPGIAIHTVYRPGAREANVGGDWYDVFRLPSGNVVISVGDVAGRGLSAAVVMGELRQTIRTAALEHGDPAAVLRQASEALVLAHGRDAMATAIVALLDPVSSVLTYATAGHPAPVLAAPGADPVVLPAAGVPLGYLSAAQAPSWSVSLPAGALLILYTDGLIEHRRDIAAGQEALVEAARREIEAPGDDPALGILGRVLGDGRSSDDVAIIALAVDREPLNRFELALPAEPESAAVIRQTVRRLAQVAALDHAPAAALAVAVGEAVNNAIEHAYRVAGGSVHVKGVRDDAAVHVTVTDTGTWRPAPPSDGGGHGLRLIEQLVDAVQIRHTPSGTTVAITMRLSRPAAPPTAVVHAEGGPGSEAGRPPRNVGVVIAQAAERPSGPAGARLDTRDGGAIVELYGDLDATVAEVVRAALARAARAEASVVLVSLERADYIDSLTIRELFAFGRDLATRRRSLALIIPPGSPLERVLTIAGLTRPYRVFASAADARRALKEVTAGG